The Mustelus asterias unplaced genomic scaffold, sMusAst1.hap1.1 HAP1_SCAFFOLD_4097, whole genome shotgun sequence sequence gccccatcctcgtaaacccacgtatttacgctgctaaccccatgacactaaggggcaatttagcacggcccaatccacctaacctgcgtggTCCCGTTCACCTTGTTCTgatttcccccaccctccccaaaccCCGACATGTGGAAACATCTCCAAGTCAACCAATCCGACTGTTACCCACTTTCAGCACTTTGAAGACTtcagtttggcccatcgagtctgcaccgaccacaatcccacccaggccctattccctgtaaccccacacatttaccccagctagttcccgacactgagggacaatttaacaaggccaatccacccaacctacacatctttggacactaaggggcaacttaccatggccaatgcacccaacctacacatctttggactctaagaggcaatttagcatggccaatccacctaatccgcacatctttggacactaaggggcaatttagcatggtcaatccacctaacccgtacatctttggacactaaggggcaatttagcacggccaatccacccaacctgcacatctttggacactaaggggcaatttagcatggccaatccagctaacccacacatctttggacactaagggacaatttagcatggccaatccagctaacctacacatctttggacactaagggacaatttagcatggccaatccagctaacctacacatctttggacactaaggggcaatttagcacggccaatccacctaacccatacatctttggacactaaggggcaatttagcatggccaatccacccaacctgcacatctttggacactaaggggcaatttagcatggccaatccacccaacctgcacatctttggacactaaggggcaatttagcatggccaatccacccaacctgcacatctttggacactaaggggcaatttagcacggcccatttacctaacccgcacacctgaggggtggcacagcgggttagcactgcagcctcacggcgccagggacccgggttcgattcccggcttgggtcactgtctgtgcggagtctgcacgttctccccgtgtctgcattaaATAGcctcttagagtcagggggattagcagggtaaacacgtgcaACTATGGGAACAGAGactggttggattgtggtcggtgcagacttgatgggctgaatggcctccttctgcactgtagggattctatgattctatctttggagtgtgggaggaaaccggagcacccggaggaaacccacgcagacacgaggagaatgtgcaaactccacacagacagtgacccgagccgggaatcgaacccaggtccctggagctgtgaagcagcagagctaaccactgtgctaccgtgccgcccagtttgtttaaggtttatttattggtgtcacaagttggcttacattaacactgcaatgaagttagtgtgaaaatcccctcgtcgccacactccggcgcctgttcgggtaacactgagggagaatttagcaccctaaccagcacgtctttcggactgtgggaggaaaccggagcacccggaggaaacccacgcagacacggggggagaatgtgcagactccgcacagacagtgacccaagctgggaatcgaacccgggtccctggcgctgtgaggcagcagtgcgaacccactgtgccaccgcgctgccctggTTATCACCTTACAGGAAGGAGATAAGGGCCCTTGGGAGTGAGGGTGCGGAGGGAGACTTTACCAGAACGGTTCGCAGAATGAGGGGACTTTGACAACAGGGTTAGGGGAGGAGAAGCGAGGATAGAATTCGCTGCCCTTGattgggggtggcggggagtTGTAAGTGGAGACGGAGAATGTTTTGGAAGTGGAGACGGAGAATGTTTTGGATGGGCATTCGGAAAAAATAAACTTgcgggggatacggggagagggcgggggaatgggactgactggattggccCAGAGAGAGTCAACGGGGaaatcgatgggctgagtggcctcgttCTGAGCTGGAACGACTCATCAGGCAAGCCACAATGAGCAAGTGCGCTGTTGAAGTAGACTCTGTTTGTTGTCAGACAGACGGACGGACGAGGAGACGGACAAGGCTCATCCTGGCCCTcgggcgaggagcagagaggttcACTCACCACCGCGTTCAGTTTCAGTGGTTCCTGAAGGTCGACTGAGACGGGCGCCAGGCTTGCTTCGAGAGCCTTGACGTACTCCCGGGCTGTCCGGAGTCGGAGACGATACAAATCCGTCTGGAAGGCCCTGTGCATCGCTTCCGACCGCAGGAGAGAGGGGGGTAGGGAATGAAACACGACAATTAATTGTCAACAGGGTCAGGGAGTCACCAACCGAGAGTATACAGTgtcgtgcgctgtttaaatagactctgtagaccgtttgctgtttaaatagactctagaTTGTttgctgttcaaatagactctgtagactgtttgctgtttaaatagactctgtagactgtttgctgttcaaatagactctgtagactgtttgctgttcaaatagactctgtagactgtttgctgtttaaatagactctagactgtttgctgtttaaatagactctgtagactgctgtttaaatagactctagaTTGTttgctgttcaaatagactctgtagactgtttgctgtttaaatagactctagaTTGTttgctgttcaaatagactctgtagactgtttgctgtttaaatagactctagactgtttgctgtttaaatagactctgtagactgtttgctgtttaaatagactctgtagactgtttgctgtttaaatagactctgtagactgtttgctgtttaaatagactctgtagactgtttgctgttgaaGTAGACTCTGAGAACTCGCCTGCCCCTCGCCTCTGCCCCGTGGGGGACTGGCTGTAGAGGTCAGGTGGGTGATAATTTTAGCCAGACTGCAGACACAGACGCGTGGAGTTAGCCGGCCTACTCACCCACAGCATTCTCTCGCTCACGCAGTGTCTGGTCGACATACAGCTTGGTTTTCTTTGGGACGTTGAGTTTGATGCTTTGTGCCAGGGGTGGTCCGGGGCTGGTATCTTTATCCTCGAACACCGCTGTCCTCTTCAGAATCTTAATGATCAGCCCGCCCCCTGGAAGGAGACGGGGAAACCTCGTGAGCGACAGGACACGCTCACAGCACCACTCTCAGTGATCAGACCAGGAGAGAGAGTTTAACCCGCTGTCATGGTGTTTTTCTTGTTGAgttagaaacatcgaaactagaaacaggaggaggccattcggcccattgctccgccattcattctgatcattggctgatcatcaaattcaatatcctgatcccccccttccccccaatatcccccgatccctttagccccaagagcgatatctaatttcttcctgaaatcacacaacattttgacctcaactactttctgtgggagtgaattccaccactctctgggtgaagaaatttctcctcacctcagttctaaaaggtttaccccttatcctcaaactatgacccctagttctggactccccccaccattggtaccgtgctgtacctgccctgggagtgtttgatgggggacagtgtagagggagctttactctgtatctaaccccgtgctgtacctgtcctgggagtgtttgatgggggacagtgtagagggaactttactctgtatctaaccccgtgctgtacctgtcctgggagtgtttgatgggggacagtgtagagggagctttactctgtatctaaccccgtgctgtacctgtcctgggagtgtttgatgggggacagtgtagagggagctttactctgtatctaaccccgtgctgtacctgtcctgggagtgtttgatgggggacagtgtagagggagctttactctgtatctaacaccgtgctgtacctgtcctgggagtgtttgatggagacagtgtagagggagctttactctgtatctaacaccgtgctgtacctgtcctgggagtgtttgatgggcaacaatgtagagggagctttattctgtatccaaccccgcgCTGTGGGGAGAGGTCGGGCAGAGAGTTAGACAGTGGCCCACCTTTGGTTGTCATGATGAGTGTACCATCCTCCCGGCCGTACCTGCCGAAACACAGGCTCGTTACCACGTCCTAGGAGAGAAGTAAGGACAGAGAAATTGATCTGGGTGATTAACGCAGCGGGATAAAAGCCTGGGAGTCTCCGACTCAAatgctggagggggggggtgagggagtgggggggagagggcgggtggggggtagagggggtgggggggaatgagcgggggggcggcagtgagcgggggggagaCAGGATAGTGAGGCAGCATACCTGTGTCTTGGTGACGTTTACGAGCACCTTGTCCCAGTACAGGTGAACCTCTGAGTTTGCCAAGGCGACCAGCACTGCCTGGAATCCCTTGGACTTGTGATCCATCAGACCCATGGTCATGATGGGCGCCGGAAGCTGCACCGTCCACAACCTCTTCCCCTGAACACCAACAGAACACGGTTATCATTCAGGATCAGGAGATAAGGTTCAAACAGAAAGACATTTCCCGCTCCTCCCCACCTCGGGACGTCCCAAAGTGTTTCGCACACttcatggggacggtgtagaggtaggccgttggggagagttacagagcaaagagatctcggggtacaggttcacaggtccttgaaagtggggtcacaggtggacagagtggtgaagaaggcattcggcatgcttggtttcattggtcagaacattgaatacaggagttgggacgtcttgttgaagttgtacaagacattggtaaggccacacttggaatactgtgtacagttctggtcaccctattatagaaaggatattattaaactagaaagagtgcagaaaagatttactaggattctaccgggacttgatggtttgagttataaggagaggctggatagactgggacttttttctctggagcgtaggaggctgaggggtgatcttatagagatctataaaataatgaggggcacagatcagccagatagtcaatatcttttcccaaaggtaggggagtctaaaactagagggtgtaggtttaaggtgagaggggagagatacaaaagtgtccagaggggcagttttttcacacagagggtggtgagtgtctggaacgagctgccagaggcagtagtagaggcgggtacaattttgtcttttaaaaagcgtttagacagttacatgggtacgatgggtatagagggatatgggccaaacgcgggcaattgggattagcttaggggttttaaaaacaaaagggcggcacggacaagttgggccgaagggcctgtttccatgctgtaaacctctatgactctataatgaaGAAGTGTTTTTTTGAAGTCTGCtccctgttgtaatgtgggaaaggcagcagccaatttacacacagcaagatcccacacacagcaatgtgatcatcacCCAGATCagctgtttttagtgatgttggtttgagggagaaatattggccccaggacaccggggagactcccccccccctccccgccccccccaaccccaccgctCTTCTTCCAATActggccatgggatcttttacacccaccccgAGAGGGCAGACtgagcctcggtttaatgtctcatcctgaAAGACAGCAActccccgacagtgcggcgctccctcagcactgaccctcccacagtgcggcgctccctcagcactgaccctcccacagtgcgacgctccctcggcactgaccctcccacagtgcggcgctccctcagcactgatcctcccacagtgcggcgctccctcagcactgaccctcccacagtgcggcgctccctcagcactgaccctcccacagtgcggagctccctcggcactgatcctcccgcagtgcggcgctccctcagcactgagcctcccacagtgcggcgctccctcagcactgaacctcccacagtgcggcgctccctcagcactgaccctcccacagtgcggcgctccctcagcactgaccctcccacagtgcggcgctccctcagcactgaccctcccacagtgcggcgctccctcagcactgaccctcccacagtgcggctccctcagcactgaccctcccacagtgcggcgctccctcagcactgaccctcccacagtgcggcgctccctcagcactgacccacagtgcggcgctccctcagcactgaccctcccacagtgcggcgctccctcagcactgacccacagtgcggcgctccctcagcactgaccctccgacagcgctgcactccctcagcattcacCCTGCAACAGCTGTGAGACAGGAACTGAAtgggaggggggctgaatggcctcatcctcttGCTGtgcagcaggctggagaaggggctgaatggtctcctcctgttccaactGCACAAGGTGGGGGTTGGAGTGATTGTTATTGAGCTGAAAGGCCTGAATGGGATGTCAGAGTGGCGCGGAGTGTCAGCTATTGCAGAGTGTATTCagtcacactctcccacacacgcgcacacgcgcgcacacgcgcacgcacacacgcgcgcacacgcgcatgcacacacgcgcgcgcacacgcacacacgcacgcacgcacacgcacgcacgcgcacgcacgcacgcacgcacacgcacacacgcacacacgcacacacgcacacagacacacacacgcacacacacacacacacgcgcgcacgcacacacacacgcacgcacacacacacacgcgcacacacacacacacgcacgcacacacacacgcacacacacacacacgcgcacacacacacacgcgcacacacgcacacacgcacacacacacacacgcacacacgcacacacgcacacacacacacacacacgcacacacgcacacacacacacacacacacacacacgcgcgcacacacacacacacacacacgcacacacgcacgcacgcgcacacacgcacacacacacacacacgcgcacacacacacgcgcgcacacacacacacgcgcacacacacacacgcgcacacacacacacgcgcacacacacacacgcgcacacacacacacgcgcacacacacacacgcgcacacacacacacgcgcacacacacacacgcgcacacacacacacgcgcacacgcgcacacacacacacgcgcacacacacacacgcgcacacacacacacgcgcacacacacacgcgcgcacacacacacacgcgcacacccacacacgcgcacacacacacacgcgcacacccacacacacgcgcacacacacacacgcgcacacacacacacgcgcacacacacacacacacacgcacgcacgcacgcacacacacacacacacacacacacacacacgcgcgcgcacgcacgcgcacacacacacacacacacacacacacacacacacgcacacacgcacacacacacacacacacgcacgcacacacacgcacgcacgcacacacacacacacacacacacacacacacacacacacacacacgcacacacacacacacgcgcgcacacacacacacacacacgcacgcacacgcacacacacacacacacgcacacacacgcacacacacacacgcacacacacacacgcacacacacacacacacgcgcgcacacacacacacacgcacacacacacacacacacgcacgcacgcacgcgcacgcacgcacacacacacacacacacacacacacacacacacacgcacacgcacacacacacacacacgcacacacacacacacgcacacacacacacgcgcacacacacacacacgcacacacacacgcacacacacacacacgcacacacacacgcgcacacacacacacacgcacacacacacgcgcgcacacacgcacacacatgctcaAACACAGCAGCCCCACTCAGCAGAGTGAGGGTCTCACCTTCTGAGTGTACGCCTCCAGCAGTTCCTTCCCACAGCCAACTACAATGTTCTTGTTGAGACGCACCAGCCCCACAGGCTGCGAGTTCAGCTCGATGCAGTGCTTGGGACGTTTGGAATCTCTGCAATGGTAACAACAAGCCGCATTCATCTAGCACCTTTCACTGCCAAAACACTTCACAGGGGCGTCAGTCAGAACAGAATCTGACCCTGAGACACACTGGGAAATATCAGGGACAGGCGAACGaaagctcggtcaaagaggtcggatttaaggagcgtcttaaagtagagagagagacagaaggggggagagagagacagacgggggggggggagagacagaaggggggagagagagacagaaggggggagagagagacagaaggggggagagagagacaaaaggggggagagagacagaaggggggagagagagagacagaaggggggagagagagagacagaaggggggagagagagagacagaaggggggagagagagagacagaaggggggagagagagagacagaaggggggagagagagagacagaaggggggagagagagagacagaaggggggagagagagagacagaaggggggagagagagagagacagaaggggggagagagagacagaaggggggagagagagacagacggggggggagagagagacagacggggggggagagagagacagacggggggggagagagagacagacgggggggagagagagacagaaggggggagagagacagaaagggggagagagacagacggggggagagagagagacagacagacggcgggagagagagagacagaaggggggagagagagagacagaaggggggagagagagagacagaaggggggagagagagagacagaaagggggagagagacagaaggggggagagagagagacagacggggggggagagagagacagaaggggggagagagagagacagacagacggcgggagagagagagacagaaggggggagagagagagacagaaagggggagagagacagaaggggggagagagagagacagacagacggggggagagagacagagagagacagagaggtggagaggtttagggagggaattccagagcttggggcccccaggcagctgaaggcacggccgccaatggcggagcgatgggaatcaggggatgctcaagaggccggaattggaggagcgcagagatctcggagggactggagaaggttacagagatagggagggggtgtgggggctggaggaggttacagagatagggagggggtgtaggggctggagaaggttacagagatagggagggagtgtaggggctggaggaggttacagagatagggaggggggtgtagggactggaggagggttacagagatagggagggcttgtagggactggaggagggttagagagatagggagggggttgtagggactggaggatgttacagagatagggagggggtgtaggggctggaggaggttacagagatagggaggggatgtaggggctggaggaggttacagagatagggagggggtgtaggggctggaggaggttacagagataaggagggattgtaggggctggaggaggttacagagatagggaggaggtgtaggagctggaggaggttacagagatagggagggggtgtaggggctggaggaggttacacagatagggagggggtgtaggggctggaggaggttacacagatagggagggggtgtaggggctggaggaggttacacagatagggagggggtgtaggggctggaggaggttacacagatagggagggggtgtaggggctggaggaggttacacagatagggagggggtgtaggggctggaggaggttacagagatagggagggggtgtaagggctggaggaggttacagagatagggagggggtgtaagggctggaggaggttacagaggtagggagggggtgtaggggctggagacagTTTGCGATGAAACAAAACCCCAACTGGTCGCCAACTATTCTTTTCGGAATATCCTAACTATATTAGGGGTtgcgggttttaaacaaaaag is a genomic window containing:
- the LOC144490945 gene encoding LOW QUALITY PROTEIN: BBSome complex member BBS1-like (The sequence of the model RefSeq protein was modified relative to this genomic sequence to represent the inferred CDS: inserted 1 base in 1 codon), with the protein product MRCYPGTGRGTAVVCGGARLAGVLSGGALAVHRLTLLCCSIRYLMLEPQEMEAFVNIHKMQPIKRQTVITCMSTLNKNMADEDAVGCLVIGTENMEVCILDPEAFTIQAKMNLPSVPVFMDVSGQFDVEFRIIVACRNGNIYVIRRDSKRPKHCIELNSQPVGLVRLNKNIVVGCGKELLEAYTQKGKRLWTVQLPAPIMTMGLMDHKSKGFQAVLVALANSEVHLYWDKVLVNVTKTQDVVTSLCFGRYGREDGTLIMTTKGGGLIIKILKRTAVFEDKDTSPGPPLAQSIKLNVPKKTKLYVDQTLRERENAVAMHRAFQTDLYRLRLRTAREYVKALEASLAPVSVDLQEPLKLNAVVQGIGPMFKLTLNIQNTSASXAINLQISFLYDEKLYSVKKAFFK